One Chryseobacterium sp. StRB126 genomic region harbors:
- a CDS encoding OsmC family protein, whose product MRRNATAVWNGTIKEGKGHITTQSTTLNQTQYSFNSRFADGVGTNPEELLAAAHAGCFTMKLSAELSQAGYAPEELTTTSVITLDPSIGKITKSELTLTAKIPGITEEEFQKYAKIAEEGCPVSAAFNFEITLNATLA is encoded by the coding sequence ATGAGACGTAATGCAACAGCCGTTTGGAACGGTACCATTAAAGAAGGAAAAGGACATATCACTACTCAAAGTACAACTTTAAACCAAACTCAATATTCTTTCAACAGCCGTTTTGCAGATGGCGTGGGAACCAATCCTGAAGAATTACTGGCGGCTGCCCATGCCGGATGCTTTACAATGAAATTAAGCGCTGAACTTTCCCAAGCCGGTTATGCTCCTGAAGAATTAACTACGACTTCGGTAATCACCCTTGATCCAAGCATTGGAAAAATTACAAAATCTGAGCTCACTCTTACTGCAAAGATTCCAGGAATTACTGAAGAAGAATTTCAGAAATATGCCAAGATCGCAGAAGAAGGATGCCCGGTAAGTGCAGCATTCAACTTTGAGATCACTCTGAATGCAACTTTAGCTTAA
- a CDS encoding AraC family transcriptional regulator, translating to MNGLENILREITPLSPEDSFLVFDRIKESFDFPYHYHPEIEINFVYKGKGYRRMIGDHTGEIGDLELVLVGPNLPHCWANYRCKYEKTHEITIQFNQDFFNQALMQKNILKPINNLIKDSIKGILFSTATAEKLKDSFLNLSKMNSFESFIEIMKILNELAVAEDKILLSSYSIDSETFDDNDKMKVIHDFVHKHFENKITLDNVASLANMSNVTFNRFIKKRTGKTFINYLNEIRISYAARWLMEKNLTVFEIAFEAGFNNIANFNKVFKSIKKTTPTEFREQFKGVKKIE from the coding sequence ATGAACGGACTAGAAAATATTCTTAGAGAAATAACTCCACTATCTCCAGAAGATAGTTTTCTGGTATTTGACAGGATTAAAGAGTCTTTTGATTTTCCTTACCATTATCATCCGGAGATTGAAATTAACTTTGTGTATAAAGGAAAAGGGTATCGCAGGATGATTGGAGATCATACAGGGGAAATTGGAGATCTGGAATTGGTATTGGTTGGTCCTAATTTACCACATTGTTGGGCAAATTATAGATGTAAGTACGAAAAGACTCACGAAATTACCATACAGTTTAATCAGGACTTTTTTAATCAGGCACTGATGCAGAAAAACATCCTGAAACCTATTAATAATCTAATTAAGGATTCGATTAAAGGAATTTTATTTTCTACAGCAACGGCTGAAAAACTAAAAGATTCGTTTCTTAACCTTTCTAAGATGAATAGTTTTGAATCCTTCATAGAAATTATGAAGATTCTCAATGAATTAGCTGTTGCAGAGGATAAGATACTTTTGTCTTCCTACAGCATTGATTCTGAAACTTTTGATGATAATGATAAGATGAAGGTCATCCATGATTTTGTTCATAAGCATTTTGAAAATAAAATAACCCTGGACAATGTAGCTTCATTGGCTAATATGAGTAATGTGACCTTCAACAGATTTATTAAAAAAAGAACGGGGAAAACGTTTATCAATTATCTTAATGAAATCAGAATAAGTTATGCTGCCCGCTGGCTGATGGAAAAGAACCTTACCGTTTTTGAAATTGCTTTTGAAGCCGGGTTTAATAATATTGCTAATTTCAATAAAGTCTTTAAATCTATTAAAAAGACCACTCCAACCGAGTTCAGGGAACAATTTAAAGGAGTGAAAAAGATTGAATAA